Proteins co-encoded in one Nicotiana sylvestris chromosome 7, ASM39365v2, whole genome shotgun sequence genomic window:
- the LOC104242065 gene encoding putative white-brown complex homolog protein 30, whose product MGKIRIWLPCYYLFMILGLSFFPCFLCANSNKSPPSNPIATGVPILASFIYNQLANLTKVYHDDITTALGFCIKDVDAELKEAFNFAKNLDFLNNCFKETNDVTQRLCNAAEMKFYFSSFLVTKSTTKTQVLKPNKNCNLTSWVPGCEPGWACSVPANRVDLKNAKDMPDRTRDSQPCCEGFFCPRGLTCMIPCPLGAHCPRATLNKTNGVCDPYAYQQPPGKVNHSCGAADTWGSETSGGELFCSPGSYCPTTTKKVTCSEGNYCRKGSTAQKACIKLSTCRAHSEKQNLHVYGFILIGGLSFILIIFYNCSDQVINTKYARIAKSREAAARHARETAQARERWGLVKDVAKKRSFGLQQQISRTFSKKTSVNQGPRGGFHLPKTNDEASVPPKGPSSSSEASKAKKKGPSDLTKMMHSIENETDNIEGFHMQIGDKNIKKQALNAKQLHTRSQIFKYAYGQLEKEKAMEQKTKNMTFSGVISMATDDNTEIKTRPPIEIVFKDLTITLKKKHKHLMRSVTGKLMPGRISAVMGPSGAGKTTFLSAVAGKLTQCTLSGKVLINGRADSIHLYKKIIGFVAQDDIVHGNLTVEENLRFNARCRLAADLPKADKVLVVERVIESLGLQAVRDSLVGTVEKRGISGGQRKRVNVGMEMVMEPSLLILDEPTSGLDSSSSNLLLKALRREALEGVNICMVVHQPSYTLYKMFDDLVLLAKGGLVAYHGPVKKVEEYFANLGITVPDRVNPPDHFIDILEGMVKPGGGVTVEQLPVRWMLHNGYTVPADMMELCDQIAMSSKGVAAAPEQSFSVDAWHEKRDSLTQGLLKSHDMSNRITLGVNRQYRYYLGRVGKQRLREAQIQAADYLILLVAGGCLGILSNQKGDTFGYYGYMYSVIAVSLLCKIAALRSFSLDKLEYWRERESGMSSLAYFMAKDTIDHFNTLIKPLVFLSMFYFLNSPRSSFGNNYLVFLCLVYCVTGIAYIFAICFAPGQAQLWCVLVPVVLTLIANQEPDGTVGKYVAKFCYPRWAMEAFVVASAERYSGVWLITRCAKLLELGFDVHQWRYSLSLLLLTGVLSRLIAYLCLVIIKKK is encoded by the exons ATGGGAAAAATTAGGATATGGTTGCCATGTTATTATTTGTTTATGATTCTTGGTTTGAGTTTCTTTCCATGTTTTTTGTGTGCAAATAGTAATAAATCTCCTCCTTCTAATCCTATTGCCACTGGTGTTCCTATTCTTGCATCTTTCATTTATAACCAACTTGCAAATCTAACCAAAGTATACCATGATGATATTACCACTGCTTTGGGATTTTGCATTAAGGAtgt GGATGCTGAGTTGAAAGAGGCATTTAATTTTGCCAAAAATTTGGACTTCTTAAACAATTGCTTTAAAGAGACCAACG ACGTGACACAGAGACTATGTAATGCTGCGGAGATGAAGTTCTACTTCTCCAGTTTTCTGGTTACAAAATCAACCACAAAAACTCAAGTCTTAAAACCCAATAAGAATTGTAACTTGACATCTTGGGTTCCTGGATGCGAACCGGGTTGGGCTTGCAGTGTTCCTGCAAATAGAGTTGACCTTAAGAATGCAAAAGATATGCCTGATCGGACTCGTGACAGTCAACCTTGTTGTGAGGGCTTTTTCTGCCCCCGAGGCTTGACTTGCATGATAC CTTGCCCATTAGGTGCTCACTGCCCTCGTGCTACACTCAACAAAACAAATGGTGTATGTGATCC ATATGCATATCAACAACCTCCGGGCAAGGTAAATCACTCGTGTGGAGCAGCTGATACGTGGGGTAGTGAAACAAGCGGTGGGGAGTTATTCTGTTCACCGGGATCATACTGTCCGACTACAACCAAAAAGGTTACTTGTTCGGAAGG AAATTACTGCAGGAAGGGGTCTACAGCGCAGAAAG CGTGCATCAAATTGAGTACTTGCCGTGCGCATTCAGAGAAACAAAACCTGCATGTATATGGTTTTATCCTTATT GGTGGTTTGAGTTTTATACTGATCATCTTTTATAATTGCTCTGATCAAGTCATAAATACTAAGTACGCAAGAATTGCCAAGTCAAGAGAAGCTGCAGCAAGACATGCACGAGAAACTGCACAAGCAAGAGAAAGGTGGGGATTAGTAAAAGATGTTGCTAAGAAACGTTCTTTCGGATTGCAACAGCAGATATCTCGGACTTTCTCAAAGAAAACGAGTGTGAATCAAGGACCAAGAGGAGGTTTCCACCTACCTAAAACTAACGATGAAGCATCTGTACCGCCTAAAGGTCCAAGCAGCTCAAGTGAGGCttcaaaagcaaagaaaaagggACCTAGTGATCTCACAAAAATGATGCATTCAATTGAAAATGAAACAGACAATATCGAGGGGTTCCATATGCAGATTGGagataagaacataaagaagcaAGCACTAAATGCTAAACAACTGCATACTAGGAGTCaaatttttaaatatgcatatgGTCAACTTGAGAAAGAGAAAGCAATGGAGCAAAAAACTAAGAATATGACATTCTCAGGAGTTATCTCAATGGCGACAGATGATAATACGGAGATCAAGACTAGGCCTCCAATTGAGATTGTTTTCAAAGACCTGACAATTACTCTTAAAAAGAAGCACAAACATTTGATGAGGTCTGTTACTGGAAAACTGATGCCCGGGAGGATTTCTGCTGTCATGGGTCCGTCCGGGGCGGGGAAAACTACATTTCTTTCTGCGGTGGCTGGGAAGCTAACGCAATGCACGCTATCCGGGAAGGTTCTCATAAATGGAAGGGCTGATTCTATTCACTTGTACAAGAAAATTATAGGTTTTGTTGCCCAAGATGATATAGTCCATGGAAACCTCACTGTCGAAGAGAACCTTCGTTTTAATGCAAGATGCAG ACTGGCAGCAGACTTGCCAAAGGCTGATAAGGTTCTTGTAGTTGAGAGAGTTATTGAATCATTGGGTCTTCAGGCAGTTAGAGATTCGCTGGTTGGAACGGTTGAGAAGCGTGGGATTTCTGGCGGCCAGAGGAAAAGAGTAAATGTGGGGATGGAAATGGTCATGGAACCTTCACTGCTAATCTTGGATGAACCTACATCCGGTTTAGACAGCTCATCTTCTAACCTACTTCTTAAAGCCCTTAGACGTGAAGCTCTTGAAGGTGTAAATATTTGCATGGTTGTTCACCAGCCAAG CTATACCTTGTATAAGATGTTCGATGACTTGGTACTTCTAGCAAAAGGTGGTCTTGTTGCATATCACGGTCCAGTGAAGAAAGTAGAAGAATACTTTGCAAACCTTGGAATCACGGTACCCGATCGTGTAAATCCTCCTGACCATTTCATTGACATTCTTGAGGGTATGGTCAAACCAGGTGGAGGTGTGACCGTGGAACAACTTCCTGTCCGATGGATGCTTCATAACGGTTACACTGTACCCGCCGATATGATGGAATTATGTGATCAGATTGCAATGTCCTCCAAAGGTGTTGCAGCAGCTCCCGAACAATCTTTTTCCGTTGATGCATGGCATGAGAAGCGAGATTCTCTGACTCAAGGCTTGTTGAAATCCCATGACATGTCTAATAGAATCACTCTAGGCGTAAACCGGCAGTACAGATATTATCTTGGAAG GGTAGGCAAACAGCGATTGCGAGAAGCTCAAATACAAGCAGCAGATTATTTAATTCTTTTGGTTGCTGGAGGATGCTTAGGAATCCTATCCAACCAGAAGGGTGACACCTTTGGATACTACGGCTACATGTATAGTGTGATTGCTGTGT CACTCCTCTGTAAGATTGCAGCATTGAGATCCTTTTCACTGGACAAGTTAGAATACTGGAGGGAGAGAGAAAGCGGCATGAGCAGTTTAGCTTATTTTATGGCCAAGGATACAATAGACCATTTCAATACTCTTATAAAGCCTTTGGTTTTCCTATCGATGTTCTATTTCTTAAATAGTCCAAGATCATCCTTCGGCAACAACTACCTTGTTTTCCTCTGCCTTGTATATTGTGTTACCGGCATAGCTTATATATTTGCCATCTGCTTTGCACCCGGACAGGCGCAATTG TGGTGTGTTCTCGTTCCAGTTGTTTTGACTCTCATTGCAAACCAGGAACCAGATGGTACTGTTGGAAAATACGTAGCAAAGTTTTGTTACCCAAGGTGGGCTATGGAAGCTTTTGTCGTTGCAAGTGCTGAAAG ATATTCAGGAGTATGGTTGATAACTCGTTGTGCCAAGCTACTGGAGCTAGGATTTGATGTGCATCAATGGCGTTATTCTCTATCGTTACTGTTGCTCACTGGTGTACTTAGTCGTTTAATAGCTTACCTTTGTTTAGTGATTATTAAAAAGAAATAA